One Methanobrevibacter arboriphilus JCM 13429 = DSM 1125 DNA segment encodes these proteins:
- a CDS encoding cobaltochelatase subunit CobN has translation MGINFKKIFVILIILFFVSICFMNFSFAENTDSSNSNDISDTNIVSNKNVNTIETANSNVKSNSVQTVASNSKITVIVKEAYNKSSKKLSEDGFAVKGAYVRITDLSNNLVSYGYTDQYGKYISNPLNPGTYLINISYSNYLSYSGTKTLNYSSDNFTHLFVPDIIFVTPYSGNKVKIDKLMNISDRVYFLDSQASKTELLKMQWILDYANFIYIDMYMTGKAEYSYEWFIDTPANKKGNIAYCFGDYDNDIDLNFIGGNFHSVENTFVGTYYQAEEVALSEVLIKNMENLFDYILFLMNESNIDPTEDTNRTPLIDAIWGIYHPNLEQQVIDFRPDPIDVANWIRTNPGFNSDNQGSLNWMVENYVEWLNGTSISDLYERFESIYNEYKKANNITESGYVIIASYGYGGSLVDALIKEYELKKRPAFNVFQRVTSPSMASILLDMSSKFNIVAVNSLYSWSMDYNNMGNGGAIDEFTKINVEILKALNDISEYSYNSQYGPQSEWTYGVTIPSMEGVYGAIAVSYVDKDGNSRIIKDGVKKLVETTLGWANLKEKDNFDKKIAVILYNYPPGKAEIGASYLDVFQSVHDLLVQLSRAGYNIGMSEEEIPNSTTLYTLLSMFGNKGSWAQGLLDSYVEGKWDKLVKDPNDLAIIESYLKYFDLNKNNQLVDLLQYIKFYKSLNKTLQDQLIKKWGSGLGDIMVYNDSYIVIPGMMCGNIFITFQPSRGWEEVENYHDLTLPPHQQYITFYCWLKEVFKADAMIHMGTHGTLEFLPGRSIGLQGDDWTFELSGIPNIYPYIVSNPGEALIAKERSMALVISHMTPAMVVSELYGDLVKLNGYISSYNEHKRMGDASLAESYKNLILNLSKELYFEGPTKNQNFDKWLDELHHYLEDLDNDIITFGLHSLGYVLTGDEMVQEVITIVSSKTHIYNYIKNMLYPEYENIDYNYMKYDQKYSNVTNKTQEWLINFIEQLLMGNITNMTEFFNESGINDETFMSNLDYCNQTIRNIQDNMEWESILKALSGEYVLPGLAVDPAYGESLPTGRNIHTTDTTKMPSQAAWEAGKKIVDQLLVQYYEKNGKFPELVGLVMWGTEILRTEGIGIAEFLYFLGVSPEWDKTGKVTGANLIPLDDLKIKLSNGKIINRPRIDVYASAVTSNVYWISLMVNAVKLVNDADESFKWNYVKKHYNETPSLDRIFGLPGAILEGTGMSDYIPNTNKWWNSTNLTKDLAEIYLSRVSNSWTVDENGRLVVSEKRETYEYLLGKTDLITQNIDSTWRFLDSDDYYDWFGGLLGASQYLGANPDTGIVDIRNSNNYISRTLEEEITFEIRTMLLNPKSRDKLLETASGWLSYAEKYENVYGFAATATGKNGKGLISDSVWNGLAKNLLDSSFDINADYKSASFQSMAGWVLVVAQKGMFKADPKVLQKLIDKYIKAVIQYGVACCHHTCANIEFNKWLVQASSLSYAEKKKFLEELQSSTKVKYDVSAILGTERYEGQLKDWGNQDLSGYQGKSQYSPNTQGAMNPDGSSGDSNSVGESGANGPNGEAGTSGDSSSQGDQSSSAAGQGDSKSYEVDKNQQNTSGEESGVSAAFIVAVLALIGLFVVGYVRNKSEE, from the coding sequence ATGGGAATTAATTTTAAAAAAATATTTGTTATATTAATTATATTATTTTTTGTTAGTATATGCTTCATGAATTTTTCTTTTGCAGAAAATACTGATTCATCTAATTCTAATGATATTAGTGATACTAATATTGTTAGTAATAAGAATGTTAACACTATTGAAACTGCTAATTCAAATGTAAAATCTAATTCTGTTCAAACTGTAGCTTCAAACTCTAAAATCACTGTTATTGTAAAAGAAGCATATAACAAAAGCTCAAAAAAACTTAGTGAAGATGGTTTTGCTGTAAAAGGAGCTTATGTGAGAATAACTGATTTATCAAACAATCTTGTTTCATATGGTTATACTGATCAATATGGTAAATATATTTCTAATCCATTAAATCCTGGAACCTATTTAATAAATATTTCTTATTCTAATTATTTGTCTTATTCAGGTACTAAGACATTAAACTATAGTTCTGATAATTTCACTCATTTATTTGTTCCAGATATTATTTTTGTAACTCCTTATAGTGGTAATAAAGTTAAAATTGATAAATTAATGAATATAAGTGATAGGGTTTATTTTTTAGATTCTCAAGCAAGTAAAACTGAGTTATTGAAAATGCAATGGATACTTGATTATGCCAATTTTATTTATATTGATATGTATATGACAGGAAAAGCTGAATATAGTTATGAATGGTTTATTGATACTCCTGCAAATAAAAAAGGTAATATCGCTTATTGTTTTGGTGACTATGATAATGATATTGATTTAAATTTTATTGGAGGTAATTTTCATAGTGTTGAAAATACATTTGTTGGAACATATTATCAAGCCGAGGAAGTTGCTCTTAGTGAAGTTTTAATTAAGAATATGGAAAATTTATTTGATTACATTTTATTTTTAATGAATGAATCTAACATTGACCCTACAGAAGATACAAACAGGACCCCATTAATAGATGCTATTTGGGGAATATACCATCCTAATTTGGAACAACAAGTAATAGATTTTAGACCTGACCCTATTGATGTGGCCAACTGGATTAGAACAAATCCTGGTTTTAATAGTGATAATCAAGGTAGTTTAAATTGGATGGTGGAAAATTATGTTGAATGGCTTAATGGTACAAGTATTTCAGATCTTTATGAAAGATTTGAAAGTATATATAATGAATATAAAAAAGCTAATAATATCACTGAATCTGGTTATGTGATTATAGCTAGCTATGGTTATGGGGGTTCATTAGTAGATGCTTTAATTAAGGAGTATGAATTAAAGAAAAGACCAGCATTCAATGTCTTTCAAAGAGTAACTTCTCCATCAATGGCTTCAATTCTCTTAGATATGAGTTCAAAATTCAATATAGTTGCTGTAAACTCCTTATATAGTTGGTCTATGGATTATAATAATATGGGTAATGGTGGAGCTATTGATGAATTTACAAAGATTAATGTTGAAATTTTAAAAGCATTGAATGATATAAGCGAATATAGTTATAATAGTCAGTATGGTCCACAATCAGAATGGACATATGGTGTTACTATCCCTAGTATGGAAGGTGTGTATGGGGCTATTGCAGTTTCTTATGTTGATAAGGATGGAAATTCTCGTATTATAAAAGATGGTGTTAAAAAATTAGTAGAAACCACATTAGGTTGGGCTAACTTAAAAGAAAAAGATAATTTTGATAAAAAAATAGCTGTTATTTTATATAATTATCCTCCTGGAAAAGCAGAAATTGGAGCTTCTTATTTAGATGTTTTCCAAAGTGTTCATGATCTATTAGTCCAATTATCTAGAGCAGGATATAATATTGGAATGTCTGAAGAAGAAATTCCTAATTCTACAACACTTTATACTCTCCTTTCAATGTTTGGTAATAAGGGGTCATGGGCACAAGGGCTTTTAGATAGTTATGTTGAAGGTAAGTGGGATAAACTTGTAAAAGATCCAAATGATCTTGCAATAATAGAATCATATCTTAAATATTTTGACCTTAATAAGAATAATCAATTAGTTGATTTACTTCAATATATAAAATTTTATAAAAGTTTAAACAAAACACTCCAGGATCAATTGATTAAAAAATGGGGTTCTGGTCTTGGAGATATAATGGTTTATAATGATTCTTATATTGTAATTCCTGGTATGATGTGTGGAAATATTTTTATAACTTTTCAACCAAGTAGGGGATGGGAAGAAGTGGAAAATTATCATGATTTGACTCTTCCTCCTCATCAACAATACATAACTTTTTATTGTTGGCTTAAAGAAGTTTTTAAAGCAGATGCTATGATTCATATGGGAACTCATGGTACTCTAGAATTCTTGCCTGGAAGATCTATAGGATTACAAGGAGATGATTGGACTTTTGAATTATCCGGTATTCCTAATATTTATCCATATATTGTTTCTAATCCTGGAGAAGCTTTAATAGCTAAAGAAAGATCAATGGCTCTTGTAATAAGCCACATGACTCCAGCAATGGTTGTTTCTGAGTTATATGGTGATTTAGTAAAATTAAATGGTTATATAAGTAGTTACAATGAACATAAAAGAATGGGGGATGCTTCTCTTGCTGAATCATACAAAAACCTTATATTAAATCTTTCAAAAGAACTTTATTTTGAGGGTCCAACTAAAAATCAAAATTTTGACAAATGGTTAGATGAACTTCATCACTATCTTGAAGATTTAGATAATGATATTATCACATTTGGTTTACATTCATTAGGTTATGTTTTGACTGGTGATGAGATGGTTCAAGAGGTTATTACAATTGTATCATCTAAAACTCATATATATAATTATATTAAGAATATGCTTTATCCAGAATATGAAAATATAGATTATAATTATATGAAATATGATCAAAAATATTCTAATGTAACTAATAAAACTCAAGAATGGTTAATAAATTTTATAGAGCAGCTTTTAATGGGAAATATTACTAATATGACTGAATTTTTCAATGAATCGGGAATTAATGATGAAACTTTTATGTCTAATCTTGATTATTGTAATCAGACTATAAGGAATATTCAAGATAATATGGAGTGGGAATCAATATTAAAGGCTTTATCTGGGGAATATGTTTTACCTGGATTAGCTGTTGATCCTGCATATGGTGAATCATTACCTACTGGTAGAAATATTCATACTACAGATACTACTAAAATGCCAAGTCAAGCAGCTTGGGAAGCCGGTAAGAAGATTGTAGATCAATTGTTAGTTCAGTATTATGAAAAGAATGGTAAGTTTCCTGAGTTAGTTGGACTTGTAATGTGGGGTACTGAAATATTACGTACTGAAGGTATTGGTATAGCTGAATTTTTGTACTTTTTAGGTGTTTCACCTGAATGGGATAAAACAGGAAAAGTAACTGGTGCTAACTTAATACCATTAGATGATTTAAAAATTAAACTATCCAATGGCAAAATAATTAATCGTCCTCGTATTGACGTTTATGCTAGTGCTGTTACAAGTAATGTTTATTGGATTTCTTTAATGGTTAATGCAGTAAAATTAGTAAATGATGCTGATGAATCTTTTAAATGGAATTATGTTAAAAAACATTATAATGAAACTCCTTCTTTAGATCGTATATTTGGTCTTCCAGGTGCTATTCTTGAAGGAACTGGTATGAGTGATTATATTCCAAATACTAATAAATGGTGGAATAGTACAAACCTTACTAAAGACTTAGCAGAAATCTATCTTTCAAGAGTATCAAACTCTTGGACTGTTGATGAAAATGGTAGATTAGTTGTAAGTGAAAAAAGAGAGACTTATGAATACCTTCTTGGAAAAACAGACTTAATAACTCAAAATATTGATAGTACATGGAGATTTTTAGATAGTGATGATTATTATGATTGGTTTGGAGGTTTACTTGGAGCTAGTCAATATTTAGGTGCAAATCCTGATACTGGAATTGTAGATATTAGAAACTCTAATAATTATATAAGTAGAACTTTAGAGGAAGAAATAACATTTGAAATAAGAACTATGCTTTTAAATCCAAAATCGAGGGATAAACTTTTGGAAACCGCTTCAGGATGGTTATCCTATGCAGAAAAATATGAAAATGTATATGGGTTTGCAGCAACAGCTACTGGAAAAAATGGAAAAGGTTTAATTTCAGATAGTGTATGGAATGGTTTAGCTAAAAATCTTTTAGATTCATCATTTGATATTAATGCTGATTATAAGTCTGCGTCTTTTCAAAGTATGGCAGGCTGGGTTCTTGTTGTTGCTCAAAAGGGAATGTTTAAAGCAGATCCTAAAGTATTACAGAAGTTAATAGACAAATATATAAAGGCAGTTATTCAATATGGGGTAGCTTGTTGTCACCATACTTGTGCAAATATAGAGTTTAATAAATGGCTTGTTCAAGCTTCATCTTTATCTTATGCTGAAAAAAAGAAGTTTTTGGAAGAATTACAATCTTCAACAAAGGTTAAATATGATGTTAGTGCAATTTTAGGCACTGAAAGATATGAAGGACAATTAAAAGATTGGGGAAATCAAGATTTATCTGGTTATCAAGGAAAAAGCCAATATTCTCCAAATACACAGGGAGCAATGAATCCAGATGGGAGTTCTGGAGACAGTAATTCAGTTGGAGAATCTGGTGCCAATGGTCCGAATGGTGAAGCTGGAACAAGTGGAGATTCATCATCTCAAGGTGATCAATCTAGTTCTGCAGCTGGTCAAGGAGATAGTAAATCATATGAAGTTGATAAAAATCAACAGAATACTAGTGGTGAAGAATCTGGTGTTTCTGCAGCATTTATAGTTGCAGTATTAGCTTTAATAGGTTTATTTGTTGTAGGATATGTTAGAAATAAATCAGAGGAATAA